The following proteins are co-located in the Polymorphospora rubra genome:
- a CDS encoding GTPase family protein, with protein sequence MSAATGRSVGDLVGKVRDRLRGDRRVDPDALLARVGAVERFVRATTDHVPEDRLGAAHTLIERAGARLALSRDHTVVALAGATGSGKSSLFNALARLDLSPVGVRRPTTGVAHACVWGPLEGANRLLDWIGVLPRHRFVRESALDGDDEAALHGLVLLDLPDFDSVERAHRLEVERLLGLVDLVVWVVDPQKYADRVVHTGYLRGFQQHRDVTVVVLNQADRLPPADLPVVLDDLRRLLDADGLDGVPVLATSAVDPAATTDLRGILETTVAQRQAALRRLAGDVDAVTAGLADLIGPPAAEDDVDRNTVRELTDALAASAGVPAVAEATGQAYRHRAAASTGWPVVRGWRRLRPDPLRRLHLPGPGTPEADDETAPTPLTSVPDPTAAQRSAVGLAVRAVAAKSSAALPAPWPAAVTTAARSRLGDLPDALDRAVAGTDLGVGGRPVWWRLVGGLQWLVTLAAVAGLGWLLVGYAVRILQLPALEYPMLGAVPLPTALLLGGLLLGVLVALAVRPLTSFAARRARAWAESRLRAAVAEVGREHVVAPVRSVLQAYAQAREALAAAGR encoded by the coding sequence GTGAGCGCAGCGACGGGCCGGTCGGTCGGCGACCTCGTCGGGAAGGTACGGGACCGGCTCCGCGGTGACCGGCGGGTCGACCCCGACGCCCTGCTGGCCCGGGTCGGTGCGGTCGAACGGTTCGTCCGGGCCACCACCGACCACGTGCCCGAGGACCGGCTCGGCGCCGCCCACACCCTGATCGAACGCGCCGGGGCCCGGCTTGCACTGTCCCGCGACCACACGGTGGTGGCCCTGGCCGGCGCGACCGGCAGCGGCAAGTCCAGCCTCTTCAACGCCCTGGCCCGGCTCGACCTGTCGCCGGTCGGCGTACGCCGGCCGACCACCGGCGTCGCGCACGCCTGCGTGTGGGGTCCGCTGGAGGGCGCGAACCGGCTGCTGGACTGGATCGGGGTGCTGCCCCGCCACCGGTTCGTCCGGGAGAGCGCGCTCGACGGCGACGACGAGGCGGCCCTGCACGGGCTGGTGCTGCTCGACCTGCCCGACTTCGACTCCGTCGAACGGGCGCACCGGCTGGAGGTCGAACGCCTGCTCGGCCTGGTCGACCTGGTGGTCTGGGTCGTCGACCCGCAGAAGTACGCCGACCGGGTGGTGCACACCGGCTACCTGCGCGGCTTCCAGCAGCACCGCGACGTCACCGTCGTGGTGCTCAACCAGGCCGACCGGCTGCCCCCGGCGGACCTGCCCGTGGTCCTCGACGACCTGCGCCGGCTCCTCGACGCCGACGGCCTCGACGGGGTGCCGGTCCTCGCCACGTCGGCGGTCGACCCGGCGGCAACGACCGACCTGCGCGGCATCCTGGAGACCACCGTCGCGCAGCGGCAGGCCGCCCTGCGCCGGCTCGCCGGCGACGTCGACGCCGTGACCGCCGGACTGGCCGACCTGATCGGGCCGCCGGCGGCCGAGGACGACGTCGACCGCAACACGGTCCGGGAACTGACCGACGCGCTCGCCGCCTCGGCCGGTGTACCGGCGGTCGCCGAGGCGACCGGGCAGGCGTACCGGCACCGGGCCGCCGCCTCCACCGGGTGGCCGGTCGTCCGGGGCTGGCGGCGGCTGCGGCCCGACCCGCTGCGCCGCCTGCATCTGCCCGGCCCCGGCACGCCGGAGGCCGACGACGAGACCGCGCCGACCCCGCTGACCTCGGTCCCCGACCCGACCGCCGCGCAGCGCTCCGCGGTCGGGCTCGCCGTCCGCGCCGTCGCCGCGAAATCCAGCGCCGCCCTTCCGGCACCGTGGCCGGCGGCCGTCACCACCGCCGCCCGGTCCCGGCTCGGCGACCTGCCCGACGCGCTCGACCGCGCGGTGGCCGGCACCGACCTCGGCGTCGGCGGTCGCCCGGTGTGGTGGCGGCTCGTCGGCGGGCTCCAGTGGCTGGTCACCCTCGCCGCCGTCGCCGGCCTCGGCTGGCTCCTGGTGGGCTACGCGGTACGGATCCTGCAACTGCCCGCCCTCGAATACCCGATGCTCGGCGCGGTGCCGCTGCCGACCGCGCTGCTGCTCGGCGGTCTGCTGCTCGGGGTGCTCGTCGCGCTGGCCGTGCGGCCCCTGACGTCCTTCGCCGCCCGCCGGGCCCGGGCCTGGGCGGAGAGCCGGCTCCGGGCCGCCGTCGCGGAGGTCGGCCGGGAACACGTGGTCGCGCCGGTCCGGTCGGTGCTCCAGGCGTACGCCCAGGCCCGGGAGGCACTGGCCGCCGCCGGGCGCTGA
- a CDS encoding VOC family protein, which produces MTVGYQITFDAEDPHRLAAFWAEALEYVVEDNSAMIRGLLDGGMVTDADVTTVGGVLSWRGAAAIRDPAAPVDGKTGIGLGGRLLFQTVPEAKTAKNRVHLDLRPGPDRREEVVERLIQLGARRLWDGRQGPQTWITLADPEGNEFCVG; this is translated from the coding sequence ATGACTGTGGGCTACCAGATCACCTTCGACGCCGAGGATCCGCACCGGCTGGCCGCCTTCTGGGCCGAGGCGCTCGAATACGTGGTCGAGGACAACTCGGCCATGATCCGCGGGCTGCTGGACGGTGGCATGGTCACCGATGCCGACGTCACCACCGTCGGCGGCGTGCTGAGCTGGCGCGGTGCCGCCGCCATCCGCGACCCGGCGGCACCCGTCGACGGCAAGACCGGGATCGGACTCGGCGGCCGGCTCCTCTTCCAGACCGTGCCCGAGGCCAAGACCGCGAAGAACCGGGTGCATCTCGACCTGCGTCCCGGCCCGGACCGCCGGGAAGAGGTCGTGGAGCGGCTGATCCAGCTCGGCGCCCGCCGACTGTGGGACGGCCGGCAGGGGCCGCAGACCTGGATCACCCTCGCCGACCCGGAGGGCAACGAGTTCTGCGTCGGCTGA
- a CDS encoding SPFH domain-containing protein, producing the protein MADVTSRLFLRHLRGAPTSWVRHLVNGKIRHEGIGQSYWYRPLVSVLSEVPIDDRELPLLFHARTGDFADVTVQATVTYRVADPAVAATRLDFSVDPRNGTARSRPLDQVATLLAELAQQPALDLLARVPLAEALTNIAPVREAVSAALRAEPRLDDIGVAVVSARVVAVRPEPEMERALQTPTREAVQVESDRATYARRAQAVEQERAIAENEMQNKIELARREQQLVEQRGANDRRKIELAAAAELAAAQGKAEREKVANTAAAERARVLAAAEADKERTLAGARADGVRAVGLAEAEAESAKLAAYADLPPGVLQALAVKELAGQLPAINQLTVTPDMLTDLLARLGGPR; encoded by the coding sequence ATGGCCGACGTGACCAGCCGCCTGTTCCTGCGCCACCTGCGTGGCGCCCCCACCTCCTGGGTCCGGCACCTCGTCAACGGCAAGATCCGGCACGAGGGCATCGGTCAGTCCTACTGGTATCGCCCGCTCGTGTCGGTGCTCAGCGAGGTGCCGATCGACGACCGCGAACTGCCCCTGCTCTTCCACGCCCGGACCGGCGACTTCGCCGACGTCACCGTGCAGGCGACCGTCACGTACCGGGTCGCCGACCCGGCGGTGGCTGCCACCCGGCTCGACTTCTCGGTCGACCCGCGTAACGGGACCGCGCGGTCCCGGCCGCTCGACCAGGTCGCCACGCTGCTCGCCGAACTCGCCCAGCAGCCCGCCCTCGACCTGCTCGCCCGGGTGCCGCTGGCCGAGGCGTTGACCAACATCGCCCCGGTCCGGGAGGCGGTGTCCGCCGCCCTGCGCGCCGAGCCGCGTCTCGACGACATCGGGGTGGCCGTCGTCAGTGCCCGGGTCGTCGCGGTCCGGCCCGAGCCGGAGATGGAGCGTGCCCTCCAGACGCCGACCCGGGAGGCGGTGCAGGTCGAGTCGGACCGCGCGACCTACGCCCGCCGGGCCCAGGCGGTCGAGCAGGAGCGGGCCATCGCTGAGAACGAGATGCAGAACAAGATCGAGCTGGCCCGCCGGGAGCAGCAACTGGTCGAGCAGCGGGGCGCCAACGACCGCCGCAAGATCGAACTGGCCGCCGCCGCCGAACTCGCCGCCGCGCAGGGCAAGGCCGAGCGGGAGAAGGTCGCCAACACCGCCGCCGCCGAGCGGGCCCGGGTGCTCGCCGCCGCCGAGGCCGACAAGGAACGCACCCTCGCTGGCGCCCGGGCGGACGGCGTACGGGCGGTCGGGCTGGCCGAGGCCGAGGCCGAGTCGGCGAAGCTGGCCGCGTACGCGGACCTGCCGCCCGGTGTGCTCCAGGCCCTCGCGGTCAAGGAACTCGCCGGCCAGTTGCCGGCGATCAACCAACTCACCGTGACCCCGGACATGCTCACCGACCTGCTCGCCCGCCTCGGTGGCCCGCGATGA
- a CDS encoding NUDIX hydrolase — protein MSEYPPFAVTVDLVVLTIRADGLAVLLVRRGVPPHEGAWALPGGFVRLDEDLPRAAERELAEETGLTGAATHLEQLGTYGTPHRDPRGRVVTVAYLALLPDLPAPIAGTDAAGAEWLPVARVRKLAFDHDRILADGLERARAKLEYSPLATAFCPPEFTVAQLRAVYETVWETRLDPRNFHRKVTGTPGFLVPVGRATEGERGRPAQVFRRGPATALHPPMLRPTTDR, from the coding sequence ATGAGCGAGTATCCGCCGTTCGCCGTGACCGTCGACCTCGTCGTCCTGACCATCCGCGCCGACGGACTGGCCGTACTGCTGGTCCGGCGCGGAGTGCCGCCCCACGAGGGCGCGTGGGCGCTCCCCGGCGGCTTCGTACGCCTCGACGAGGACCTGCCCCGGGCCGCCGAACGCGAACTCGCCGAGGAGACTGGGCTGACCGGCGCCGCCACCCACCTGGAACAACTCGGCACGTACGGCACACCGCACCGCGACCCGCGCGGCCGGGTGGTCACCGTCGCCTACCTGGCGCTGCTACCCGACCTGCCCGCCCCGATCGCCGGCACCGACGCCGCGGGAGCCGAATGGCTGCCGGTGGCCCGGGTCAGGAAGCTCGCCTTCGACCACGACCGGATCCTCGCCGACGGCCTCGAACGGGCCCGCGCCAAGCTCGAATACTCCCCGCTGGCCACCGCCTTCTGCCCGCCCGAGTTCACCGTCGCGCAACTGCGGGCCGTCTACGAGACGGTCTGGGAAACCCGGCTCGACCCCCGCAACTTCCACCGGAAGGTCACCGGGACTCCGGGGTTCCTGGTGCCGGTCGGACGGGCGACGGAGGGCGAACGCGGCCGCCCCGCCCAGGTATTCCGCCGTGGCCCGGCGACCGCCCTGCATCCCCCGATGCTCCGCCCCACCACCGACCGCTGA
- the pdhA gene encoding pyruvate dehydrogenase (acetyl-transferring) E1 component subunit alpha yields the protein MAKGERGTTTRGTTTRGRTAASRRSGSTAGRPDPELIQLLTPEGDRIESVTGPDGVEYRVDFTDAEYREIYRDLVVVRKLDAEATALQRQGELGLWASLLGQEAAQVGSGRALRPQDMAFPTYREHGVLYCRGIDPIMPLGLFRGVDQGGWDPNEYKFNMYTIVIGAQTLHATGYAMGVTMDGKTGGDDSEAVIAYFGDGASSQGDVNEAFVWASVFNAPLVFFCQNNQYAISQPLERQTRIPLYQRASGFGFPGIRVDGNDVLASYAVTRAALDNARHGQGPTLIEAYTYRMGAHTTSDDPTRYRIASEVEAWQAKDPITRVRAFLERQKIADADFFAEVDEAARREAVHLRERVLSMPDPQPLSLFDHVYPGGSPELDEQRAEFGRYLESFEGSAH from the coding sequence ATGGCGAAGGGCGAACGCGGGACCACCACCCGCGGGACCACCACCCGCGGTAGAACGGCCGCCTCCAGGCGGTCCGGTTCTACGGCCGGTCGGCCGGATCCTGAGCTGATCCAGCTACTCACCCCGGAAGGGGACCGGATCGAGTCGGTGACCGGGCCGGACGGGGTCGAATACCGGGTCGACTTCACCGACGCCGAATACCGCGAGATCTACCGGGACCTCGTCGTCGTACGCAAGCTCGACGCCGAGGCCACGGCGCTCCAGCGCCAGGGTGAGCTGGGCCTGTGGGCGAGCCTGCTGGGGCAGGAGGCCGCGCAGGTCGGCTCGGGACGGGCACTGCGCCCGCAGGACATGGCGTTCCCGACCTACCGCGAGCACGGCGTGCTCTACTGCCGGGGAATCGACCCGATCATGCCGTTGGGTCTCTTCCGCGGTGTCGACCAGGGCGGCTGGGACCCCAACGAGTACAAGTTCAACATGTACACGATCGTCATCGGCGCCCAGACGCTGCACGCCACCGGCTACGCGATGGGCGTGACGATGGACGGCAAGACCGGCGGCGACGACAGCGAGGCGGTCATCGCCTACTTCGGTGACGGGGCCAGCTCGCAGGGCGACGTCAACGAGGCCTTCGTCTGGGCCAGCGTCTTCAACGCCCCACTGGTCTTCTTCTGCCAGAACAACCAGTACGCGATCTCCCAGCCGCTGGAGCGGCAGACCCGTATCCCGCTCTACCAGCGGGCGTCCGGCTTCGGGTTCCCCGGCATCCGGGTCGACGGCAACGACGTGCTGGCCAGTTACGCGGTGACCCGTGCGGCGCTCGACAACGCGCGGCACGGACAGGGGCCGACCCTGATCGAGGCGTACACCTACCGGATGGGTGCCCACACCACCTCCGACGACCCGACCCGCTACCGGATCGCCAGCGAGGTCGAGGCGTGGCAGGCCAAGGACCCGATCACCCGGGTACGGGCGTTCCTGGAGCGCCAGAAGATCGCCGACGCCGACTTCTTCGCCGAGGTCGACGAGGCGGCCCGGCGTGAGGCGGTGCACCTGCGCGAACGGGTGCTGTCGATGCCCGACCCGCAGCCGCTGTCGCTTTTCGATCACGTCTATCCGGGTGGTTCACCCGAACTGGACGAGCAGCGCGCTGAATTCGGCCGTTACCTGGAGTCGTTCGAGGGGAGTGCGCACTGA